The DNA segment GCTCCATTTTCCCTCCCCGTAGAGGAAGCGCTGGACATAGGGCAGAAAAGTCACGAATTCGCTGTAATGCCGCTCCTGAAACTGGCCGGGGTCTCCCGTGAACTCATCCTCCAGTTCCCGCCAGGGATTGCCGGGACCCGCCTTCTGCAACAATTCCCAGTGCTTCTGGATCGGTGCATCCTCACGGATGGGCATGAGCTGGAGGGGCCAGAGAAGAATCTGTCGGAAATGCCGGACAATTTTATCAGCGTCGGACATACAGGAACCCGTATCGATGGATGGCGACCCCAAAAGCCTCCTCAGAATAGGCCATCGCTTGCCTTCTTGTCAATCGAAGAGGCCGGAAATGGGGTCAGAGTGAGGTAGCCCCGATTTCATGGACAGATGGTTACGCGCCCGGATGTTGCTCCTCAAACCGCTGGCCTTTGGTTCCTGCCGCTACACCCTTTCCGCCCCGGCTCGCCGTTCGCGTGCGCGGGGCCCGACCCTTCCGTGCGGGGAGAAAAATTAGGACTTGACAGACAAGTCTGTCTAGTGTACATTAACGACATGGCCAATCCCCACACAGAGAGCGAAGCGCGCCGGCGGATCCTCGACACCGCCCGGGAGCTTTTCTATCGCAGCGGGTATCGCGCGACCGGGATCAACAAGATCATCCGAAAGTCCGGCGTCGCCAAGGCTACGTTTTACGCGCACTTTCCCTCCAAGGAATCCCTGGCCTTCGCCTATGTGGAGTCCATGAACCGGGAGGAGAGCCTCCTCATGGAGAAATACCTCGAGAGGTTTCCGGGACCGTACGAGAAGCTCATCGGACTCATCGAGTCCCTCATCCCCTGGTCGCGGGAGCGAGACTACCGGGGCTGCGCGTACCTGAATATATCCTCCGAAATCACCGATCCCGCCAACCCGGTGCGCCGGGAAAGCAAAGAGCACTATCTCGCGGTGCGCCGACTGGTCGGACGGTTGATGAAGGAGCTTAAGAAGGCCGGGGGCGCGTCTTGGAGGAACCGCGATACGGAACAGGCGGCCGACGACTTCGTGCTGATTCTTTCGGGGGCCTTGGCCATGGCCCAGATCTACCACAATCCGGAGCCGTTTCGGGATGCGGTCAGGGCGGTCAAGCGCCTGCTTCGCTGATTTTTTTGTTTCCGGACAAGACAGACTTGTCTGTTTGTATTGATGACCGGCCGTTGTGAAGGGGTTCGGCGGCTGGGCCGCCCGGGAAGCGATGACTCCCGTCTGATACGGATGACGGGCGCCGTTAACCACAACACGGAAAAAGGAGGACACCACGACCAAATTGCATGCCGGTAAGATCGGGGATACGACCCGGACAATCTTTTTCGTGTGAACCAGAACGTCGCGCCGGCCTGAGAGCACAAGCGGAGGCATTCGCTATTATTAACGATTCACAATTAAGGAGGGACCCATCATGAATCCAAACAAAGCGTTGTGGGAGAAAGGCGACTTTACCCGGATTGCCGCCTTGATGAGAGAATCCGGAGAGGCCGTCGTTAAATCGCTCGGGATTACGACGCCGCTGCGGGCATTGGACCTCGGCTGCGGCGACGGCACGACGGCGGTTCCGCTGGCCCGTTTGGGGGCGGAAGTCGTCGGAATCGATATTGCCCGGAACCTCGTTGAGGCCGGGAAAAAAAGGGCGGCGGAGGCGGGTCTCCGCCGGCTGACATTTCAAGAGGGAGATGCCACCAACTTGCAAGGGGTTCGCGACCATTCCTTCGATTTGACGCTTTCCGTATTCGGCGCCATGTTCGCCCCCAGGCCTTTCGACGTCGCCAAGGAGATGGTCCGGGTCACAAAACCCGGCGGCCGCGTTGTGATGGGCAACTGGATCCCCGACGATCCGACTTCCTTCGTTTCGCAGCTTCTGAAAATCAGTTCGTCGTTCACGCCTCCGCCTCCGGAAGGCTGCGTCAGTCCGATGACCTGGGGAGTGGATACGCACATCACCGAGCGTTTTGGTCGGGCCGGAGTGCCCAAGGAAAAAATATCCATGGTCAAGGACACCTACCATTTTATATCGCCCGATAAAAGTCCGGCCGATCTCGTCGAATCGTTTCGACGATACTATGGGCCGACCATGAACGCGTTCGAGGCCGCCGAGAAGAGCGGAAAAGTGGAGGAACTCCACGGCCAGCTTTTGGACCTGGTGAAAGCGCAAAACCAGAGTACCAACGGCGGCACTTCAATCCCGGCCACGTTCTTGCGGGTGACGGCTCGCCTTTGAGTTCATACGGAGTCCCCGTCCGGCAAACACGAGGCTTAGGGCCAGGTCCATACATCGTCAAAAAAGAAAGATCGGCGGATGCCATAGGGCAAGGCCTTTGCGAATTTGTTCTCCGCATAGTAGGGGCGGGTTTCAAACCCGCCCCTACGCAACTGACCGTGGAATGTCTTGACCAAGCCCCGGAAGGGTGAGAGAATTTCATCGCGTGTGAAAATTTACAAACCGGGACAGGTAAATCAACGCGGGAGGACCAACCCATGTGGAAATCACTCGCAACCCTACTGTTCGTCTTATTCCTCGTTAACCCGACCATTTCCCCTGCTCAGGAAGCGCCTCCGAGTCAGAAATCGCTGCCCGAGCAGATCGTCGATGCCTTCAACGCCGTGTACGGCGCTCATCCCGGAGCGCGGGCCAATCACGCAAAGGGCGTCATCGTGGAG comes from the Nitrospiria bacterium genome and includes:
- a CDS encoding TetR/AcrR family transcriptional regulator yields the protein MYINDMANPHTESEARRRILDTARELFYRSGYRATGINKIIRKSGVAKATFYAHFPSKESLAFAYVESMNREESLLMEKYLERFPGPYEKLIGLIESLIPWSRERDYRGCAYLNISSEITDPANPVRRESKEHYLAVRRLVGRLMKELKKAGGASWRNRDTEQAADDFVLILSGALAMAQIYHNPEPFRDAVRAVKRLLR
- a CDS encoding class I SAM-dependent methyltransferase, with translation MNPNKALWEKGDFTRIAALMRESGEAVVKSLGITTPLRALDLGCGDGTTAVPLARLGAEVVGIDIARNLVEAGKKRAAEAGLRRLTFQEGDATNLQGVRDHSFDLTLSVFGAMFAPRPFDVAKEMVRVTKPGGRVVMGNWIPDDPTSFVSQLLKISSSFTPPPPEGCVSPMTWGVDTHITERFGRAGVPKEKISMVKDTYHFISPDKSPADLVESFRRYYGPTMNAFEAAEKSGKVEELHGQLLDLVKAQNQSTNGGTSIPATFLRVTARL